A section of the Leptotrichia buccalis C-1013-b genome encodes:
- a CDS encoding replication initiation protein yields the protein MDIYMPINKHFLENKKIKILFSKALNKKERYFLKYLFTEYSLLKKLEQTAVLRDIELTEIMKVLKFKSFQQLKKFLDNLQLKKLEFSIFSNDKVVIYSRFPILASYNIVYSKIEFQFAREIQAARRNNTLFSLLRLDFMIFMGDEAIYNFYTYLISDKNYNNDTVITLERLKEIFHIEDKYERFFDFEKQILKKAVETINIFSDIKVIYEKIKIGEHINNRVEKILFKIVDNNKILKENNIELVQNINSIMDLIKNDIKDFHYTYELIKTYILKKNYDYVYKNVSFAKKHFKNNIEKQLKKVLLLDLAQFSKTNFRKEIEIFNIKRKYTTSFFLQLDVANLMRQNYLENELRIIVDDGYFNEILVLKNKQIMEKRFYDFKIYIQYFQNTESIIKFTKFL from the coding sequence ATGGATATTTATATGCCTATTAATAAGCACTTTTTAGAAAATAAAAAAATAAAGATTTTATTTTCAAAAGCTTTGAACAAAAAAGAACGTTATTTTTTAAAGTACCTTTTTACAGAATACAGCCTTTTAAAAAAACTAGAACAAACTGCTGTTTTACGCGATATTGAATTAACAGAAATAATGAAAGTCCTAAAATTTAAATCTTTTCAGCAGTTAAAAAAGTTTCTAGATAATTTACAGCTGAAAAAGCTGGAATTTTCTATTTTTAGTAATGATAAAGTCGTTATCTATAGTCGTTTTCCTATTTTGGCATCTTACAATATTGTTTATTCAAAAATTGAGTTTCAGTTTGCAAGGGAAATTCAAGCTGCTAGGAGAAATAATACCCTATTTTCATTGCTTAGACTTGATTTTATGATTTTTATGGGAGACGAAGCCATTTATAATTTTTATACTTATTTAATTTCAGATAAGAATTATAATAATGATACTGTTATTACACTTGAAAGATTGAAAGAAATTTTTCATATTGAAGATAAATATGAAAGATTTTTTGATTTTGAAAAGCAGATTTTAAAAAAGGCAGTAGAAACTATTAATATTTTTTCAGATATTAAGGTTATTTATGAAAAAATTAAGATTGGAGAACATATAAATAATAGAGTGGAAAAGATTCTTTTTAAAATTGTTGATAATAATAAAATTTTGAAAGAGAACAATATCGAACTTGTTCAAAATATCAATAGCATTATGGATTTAATAAAAAATGATATAAAAGATTTTCATTATACTTATGAATTAATAAAAACATATATTTTGAAAAAAAATTATGATTATGTGTACAAAAATGTCAGCTTTGCAAAAAAACACTTTAAAAATAATATAGAAAAACAGTTAAAGAAAGTTTTACTGCTTGACTTGGCACAATTTTCAAAAACTAATTTTAGAAAAGAAATAGAAATTTTTAATATTAAAAGAAAATACACTACATCTTTTTTTCTTCAGCTGGATGTAGCAAATCTTATGCGACAGAATTATTTGGAAAATGAGCTAAGAATAATAGTTGATGATGGTTATTTTAATGAAATTCTTGTTTTAAAAAATAAACAAATTATGGAAAAAAGGTTTTATGATTTCAAAATTTACATTCAATATTTCCAAAACACTGAAAGTATCATAAAATTTACTAAATTTTTGTAA
- a CDS encoding 1-deoxy-D-xylulose-5-phosphate synthase, with the protein MALEKVNSPEDLKKLSREELVVLAQDIREAMLHRVSNKGGHVGPDFGAVELIIALHKVFNSPVDKFVFDVSHQCYPHKIITGRKFGFLDLDRYSEVSGYTNQDESEHDFFKIGHTSTSVSLATGLAKARDLRGKKENIIAIIGDGSLSGGEAFEGLNMASEIGTNMIIVANDNDMSIAENHGGLYKNLRELRESNGQAQNNYFKSLGLDYVYVDKGNDLDALIEVFEKVKDINHPIVVHVHTQKGKGLPYAEKDKETWHYGMPFDPKTGESKVNYSGGLSNDTAEFLMDKMEKDPTIAVVTSGTPTVLGFTKDRRDKFSKQFIDVGIAEEQAVAMISGMAKNGGKPIYGVFSTFIQRTYDQLSQDLAINNNPATILIFGGGLGGMNDVTHLCWFDIPLVSNIPNIVFLAPTSKEEYFAMLDWSIEYKGHPVVIRVPSQLSEDTGKVQKDFSDLNKYLVTEKGKDVAILGLGNFYKLGKEVKELLKENGIDATLINPRYASGLDETLLNGLKAEHKLAVTLEDGVIDGGFGEKIARFYGASDMKVLNYGIRKEFTDRVASDVAFKNNRLTKEQIVKDILRVMK; encoded by the coding sequence ATGGCATTAGAAAAGGTAAATTCGCCAGAGGACTTAAAAAAATTAAGTAGAGAAGAGTTGGTTGTACTGGCTCAGGATATTAGGGAGGCAATGCTTCACAGAGTTAGTAATAAAGGGGGACATGTGGGGCCTGACTTTGGGGCAGTTGAGTTAATAATTGCGTTGCACAAAGTGTTTAATTCTCCTGTTGATAAATTTGTGTTTGATGTTTCGCACCAATGTTATCCGCATAAAATTATTACTGGGAGAAAATTTGGATTTTTGGATTTGGATAGATATTCGGAAGTTTCGGGGTATACTAATCAAGATGAAAGTGAGCATGATTTCTTTAAAATTGGGCATACTTCTACATCTGTGAGCTTGGCGACTGGACTTGCTAAAGCGAGAGATTTACGAGGGAAAAAAGAAAATATAATTGCGATTATTGGGGACGGTTCACTTAGTGGTGGCGAGGCATTTGAAGGACTTAATATGGCTTCTGAAATTGGTACGAATATGATTATTGTTGCAAATGACAATGACATGTCGATTGCTGAAAATCATGGAGGACTTTATAAAAATTTAAGAGAATTAAGGGAAAGTAACGGACAGGCTCAAAATAATTATTTTAAATCGTTGGGGCTTGACTATGTTTATGTGGATAAAGGAAATGATTTGGATGCTTTGATAGAAGTTTTTGAGAAAGTAAAAGATATTAACCATCCAATAGTTGTTCACGTGCATACTCAAAAAGGAAAAGGGCTGCCTTACGCTGAAAAGGATAAGGAAACTTGGCACTATGGAATGCCTTTTGATCCAAAAACGGGAGAAAGCAAAGTAAATTATTCTGGTGGATTAAGTAATGACACTGCTGAATTTTTGATGGATAAAATGGAAAAAGATCCGACAATAGCCGTGGTAACTTCTGGAACACCGACTGTTTTAGGATTTACAAAGGATAGAAGGGATAAATTTTCAAAACAGTTTATTGATGTTGGAATTGCAGAAGAGCAGGCTGTGGCGATGATTTCGGGAATGGCTAAAAATGGCGGAAAACCAATATACGGAGTTTTCAGTACATTTATTCAAAGAACCTATGATCAGCTTTCACAAGATTTGGCAATAAATAATAATCCAGCCACAATCCTTATTTTTGGTGGGGGACTTGGTGGAATGAACGATGTTACCCATTTATGCTGGTTTGACATTCCATTAGTATCAAATATTCCAAATATTGTATTCCTAGCCCCAACAAGCAAGGAAGAATATTTTGCAATGCTAGACTGGTCAATTGAATACAAAGGACACCCAGTTGTAATAAGAGTTCCGTCTCAATTGTCAGAAGATACAGGGAAAGTACAAAAAGACTTTAGTGACTTAAATAAATATCTTGTTACTGAAAAAGGAAAAGATGTCGCAATATTAGGATTGGGTAATTTTTACAAATTAGGAAAAGAAGTGAAAGAATTGTTAAAAGAAAATGGAATTGATGCAACATTAATTAATCCAAGATATGCTTCAGGACTTGATGAAACATTGTTAAACGGATTAAAAGCAGAACATAAATTAGCTGTTACATTAGAAGATGGTGTAATTGATGGTGGATTTGGAGAAAAAATTGCAAGATTTTACGGTGCTTCTGATATGAAAGTGTTAAATTATGGTATTAGAAAAGAATTTACCGATAGAGTGGCTTCAGATGTGGCATTTAAGAATAATAGGTTAACAAAGGAGCAAATTGTAAAAGACATTTTAAGAGTTATGAAATAA
- a CDS encoding PTS lactose/cellobiose transporter subunit IIA — translation MAEEVLDIEIIAMTLIGHAGETKSLAYQAMNAAKEGKFDEAEKFLKQSTEEMLKAHELQTDLIVREAGGEKMEVGLIMVHSQDHLMTAILFKELAKEFIEVYKRLEQK, via the coding sequence ATGGCTGAAGAAGTATTGGATATTGAAATCATCGCGATGACATTGATTGGACATGCGGGAGAAACTAAAAGCTTGGCTTATCAGGCTATGAATGCTGCAAAAGAAGGAAAATTTGATGAAGCGGAAAAATTTCTGAAGCAATCTACTGAAGAAATGTTGAAAGCTCATGAATTACAGACAGATTTGATTGTGAGAGAAGCAGGCGGAGAAAAAATGGAAGTAGGTTTAATTATGGTTCATTCACAAGATCACTTGATGACAGCAATTTTATTTAAGGAATTGGCAAAGGAATTTATAGAAGTTTACAAAAGACTGGAACAAAAATAG
- a CDS encoding type II toxin-antitoxin system RelE/ParE family toxin gives MKSRLYRTLAVLETDGNNIREPYSKFLGDGIYEVRVQQVNNIARVLYFFVVNKKIILTNGFIKKSQKTPKS, from the coding sequence ATGAAATCTAGACTATATCGTACATTAGCTGTGCTAGAAACAGATGGAAATAATATCAGAGAGCCTTATTCCAAATTTTTAGGAGATGGTATTTATGAAGTGAGAGTACAGCAAGTAAATAATATAGCGAGAGTTTTATATTTTTTTGTAGTAAACAAAAAAATTATTCTGACAAATGGGTTTATAAAAAAATCTCAAAAAACACCAAAATCATAG
- a CDS encoding aspartate kinase, with product MALIIQKYGGTSVANAERVKEVAKRVVKYKKAGHDVIVVVSAPAGRTDALIKRAYELSDTPNKREFDMLLTSGEQISIASLAIAVSELGEKAVSLNAFQVNFKTTSAHTKAKIIDIDTELIQEKLNEGNVVVFAGFQGITKNNEITTLGRGGSDTTAVALGAALNADEVEIYTDVDGVYTADPRVVKEAKKIKTISYQEMLELAASGAKVLHPRSVEIAAKYGIKIHLRSSFDDSTGTIVENKKTIDEIESQNINTKGDAMEKVKIVGITSSKNEGRITLFGVPDRPGIASKVFSRLAKSKINTDIILQSSSINKELNNISFTVKSDDLKEAVAISEQIKEKIGAEGVSYEEKIAKVSVVGIGLKTHYETTSEIFDTLAENNINIDMISCSEINVSCIIREEDVDKAVNALHKRFIEID from the coding sequence ATGGCTTTAATTATACAAAAATACGGCGGAACTTCTGTTGCCAATGCTGAACGTGTAAAAGAAGTGGCTAAACGGGTTGTTAAGTATAAAAAAGCTGGACACGATGTGATTGTTGTTGTTTCTGCACCAGCAGGGAGAACGGATGCTTTAATAAAAAGAGCATATGAATTATCTGATACACCAAATAAACGTGAATTTGATATGCTTTTGACTTCAGGCGAGCAGATTTCTATTGCATCTCTTGCAATTGCTGTTTCTGAGTTAGGAGAAAAGGCAGTTTCATTAAATGCTTTTCAAGTAAACTTCAAAACAACATCTGCACATACAAAAGCTAAAATTATTGACATTGATACAGAACTTATACAGGAAAAATTAAATGAAGGAAATGTGGTAGTATTTGCTGGATTTCAAGGAATTACTAAAAATAATGAAATTACTACACTTGGACGTGGTGGTTCAGATACGACTGCTGTTGCATTAGGAGCGGCTCTTAACGCCGATGAAGTTGAAATTTATACTGATGTTGACGGAGTTTATACAGCTGATCCGAGAGTTGTCAAAGAAGCCAAAAAAATAAAAACAATCTCGTATCAGGAAATGCTTGAATTAGCTGCATCAGGAGCAAAAGTTTTACATCCAAGATCAGTTGAAATTGCCGCAAAATATGGCATAAAAATACATTTACGTTCATCATTTGACGATTCTACAGGAACAATCGTTGAAAATAAGAAAACTATTGATGAAATTGAAAGCCAAAATATCAACACAAAAGGAGACGCTATGGAAAAAGTTAAAATCGTAGGTATCACATCTTCAAAAAATGAAGGGAGAATTACACTTTTTGGAGTGCCTGACAGACCGGGAATCGCTTCCAAAGTATTTTCCAGACTTGCGAAATCAAAAATTAATACTGATATAATTTTACAAAGTTCAAGTATTAATAAAGAACTGAATAATATTTCATTTACTGTAAAAAGTGATGATTTGAAAGAAGCTGTTGCGATTTCAGAACAAATAAAAGAAAAAATCGGTGCTGAAGGAGTTTCTTACGAAGAAAAAATTGCGAAAGTTTCTGTTGTTGGAATTGGATTAAAAACCCATTATGAAACAACATCTGAAATTTTTGACACTCTTGCAGAAAACAATATAAATATTGATATGATTTCTTGTTCAGAAATCAATGTTTCGTGCATTATTCGTGAAGAAGATGTAGATAAGGCTGTAAATGCTCTTCACAAAAGATTCATTGAAATTGACTAA
- a CDS encoding heavy metal translocating P-type ATPase translates to MKTNECTLFIEGLDCPNCAAKIERKLNTLQRIKAATVDFLGKRVIVESEDFSQDELAKFIQTEVDKIEDGVKISTKRLHSHGHTHHHSHSNSHVHSHSHTHGEGDTDKIKKKLLIGGIIFVLGIFIPKTLFIPKFAVFLVSYFIIGGDVLVSAVKNILRGQVFDENFLMSIATIGAFAIGEYPEGVAVMLFYQLGELFQGIAVNNSRKSIIALMDIRPDYANLKTDSEIKKVNPDEIKVADIIVVKPGEKVPLDGKIITGNSTFDTSALTGESLPREAKTGDIVLSGFINKTGLVEIEVTKVFSESTVSKILDLVENSSSKKSKTENFITKFAKYYTPAVVITALIMAIFPPLLISGATFTDWIYRALIFLVVSCPCALIISIPLGFFGGIGGASKHGILVKGANYLEALNDVESIVMDKTGTLTKGVFKVTEINVENNVKINDFENNKTDLTQPLLLKYAAHIEKFSNHPIAQSIVSEYENSIAKTDESIVKDFKEISGFGIKANINNHQILAGNSKLMNSENIRFDKKENLGTVVYIAFNRQYIGNILISDEIKEDSPKAIRGMKANGIKEIVMLTGDNNAIGKNIAEKLEIDKVFAELLPNEKVEKLEEIYKTKSEKGKVVFVGDGINDAPVLARADIGIAMGGVGSDAAIEAADVVIMNDEPSKIVTAMKIAKKTKTIVWQNITLAFAVKLIVLILGLFGDATMWEAVFADVGVALLAVLNATRVLKYKVNENY, encoded by the coding sequence ATGAAAACTAATGAATGTACGCTATTTATTGAAGGGTTAGATTGCCCTAATTGTGCTGCTAAGATTGAACGTAAATTAAATACATTACAAAGGATTAAGGCGGCTACCGTTGATTTTCTTGGAAAAAGAGTTATTGTAGAGTCTGAAGATTTTTCACAAGATGAACTGGCAAAGTTTATTCAGACTGAAGTAGATAAAATTGAGGATGGAGTTAAGATTTCCACTAAAAGACTTCATTCCCATGGACACACTCATCATCACAGCCATAGTAATTCCCATGTTCATAGCCACTCTCATACTCATGGAGAAGGGGATACTGATAAGATTAAGAAAAAATTGTTAATTGGCGGGATTATATTTGTTTTAGGAATTTTTATTCCAAAAACTTTGTTTATTCCAAAATTCGCAGTATTTTTAGTAAGTTATTTCATTATTGGTGGAGATGTGCTGGTTTCTGCAGTGAAAAATATTTTAAGAGGACAGGTTTTTGATGAAAATTTTTTGATGTCAATTGCAACCATTGGGGCATTTGCTATTGGGGAATATCCTGAAGGTGTGGCTGTTATGTTATTCTATCAGCTTGGGGAACTGTTTCAGGGTATTGCAGTTAATAATTCAAGAAAATCTATTATTGCATTAATGGATATTCGTCCTGATTATGCAAATCTTAAAACTGATAGTGAAATAAAAAAAGTAAATCCTGATGAAATAAAAGTTGCTGATATTATTGTAGTAAAGCCAGGAGAAAAAGTACCTTTAGATGGAAAAATAATAACTGGAAATTCCACTTTTGACACTTCTGCACTAACTGGAGAATCATTACCACGTGAAGCAAAAACTGGAGATATTGTCCTAAGCGGATTTATAAATAAAACAGGGCTTGTGGAAATTGAAGTTACAAAAGTGTTTTCTGAATCAACTGTTTCCAAAATTCTTGACTTGGTAGAAAATTCTAGCAGTAAGAAATCAAAAACAGAGAACTTTATTACAAAATTTGCAAAATACTACACTCCAGCAGTTGTAATAACAGCTTTAATTATGGCAATTTTTCCTCCATTGTTAATTTCAGGTGCAACATTTACAGACTGGATTTACCGTGCTTTAATTTTCCTTGTTGTATCTTGTCCATGTGCTTTGATTATCTCTATTCCATTAGGATTTTTTGGCGGAATTGGCGGTGCTTCAAAACATGGAATTTTGGTAAAAGGTGCAAATTATTTGGAAGCGTTAAATGACGTAGAAAGTATCGTTATGGACAAAACTGGAACTTTGACAAAAGGTGTATTCAAAGTTACTGAAATTAATGTTGAAAATAATGTAAAAATAAATGATTTTGAAAACAATAAAACTGATTTGACACAGCCTTTACTACTAAAATATGCCGCACACATTGAAAAATTTTCAAATCACCCTATTGCACAGTCGATAGTTTCTGAATATGAAAATTCTATTGCCAAAACTGATGAAAGTATTGTAAAAGATTTTAAAGAAATTTCAGGATTTGGAATAAAGGCTAACATAAACAATCATCAGATTTTAGCTGGAAATTCTAAATTGATGAACTCGGAAAATATTAGATTTGATAAAAAAGAAAATTTAGGAACTGTGGTTTATATCGCATTTAACAGACAATACATCGGAAATATCCTAATTTCTGACGAAATAAAGGAAGATTCTCCAAAAGCTATTAGAGGAATGAAAGCAAACGGAATAAAGGAAATTGTAATGCTTACTGGAGATAACAATGCAATTGGTAAAAATATTGCTGAAAAATTAGAAATTGATAAAGTATTTGCCGAACTTCTTCCAAATGAAAAAGTTGAAAAACTGGAAGAAATTTACAAGACTAAAAGTGAAAAAGGGAAAGTTGTCTTTGTAGGAGATGGAATAAACGACGCTCCTGTACTTGCCAGAGCCGATATTGGAATCGCAATGGGAGGTGTTGGAAGTGATGCCGCCATCGAAGCTGCCGATGTTGTAATAATGAACGATGAACCTTCAAAAATCGTAACTGCTATGAAAATAGCCAAAAAAACTAAAACAATTGTATGGCAAAACATTACTTTAGCATTTGCTGTAAAATTAATAGTTCTAATTCTAGGGCTTTTTGGGGATGCAACAATGTGGGAAGCTGTATTTGCTGATGTTGGTGTCGCTTTACTGGCTGTATTAAATGCAACTAGAGTTTTAAAATATAAAGTTAATGAAAATTATTAA
- a CDS encoding homoserine dehydrogenase codes for MKIGIIGLGTVGEGVLKVLTKEKESIFEKSRADIKVKYACDLNINREFSFDFDKSILINDYKKILNDPEIKIVVELIGGETIAKQIIIEAFEAKKSVVTANKALIAKYGVELFQRAKKNGVSFLFEAAVGGGIPIVTPLMESLVANTVTEIRGIMNGTSNYILTKMKEDNLSFDEALKIASEKGYAEADPTFDVDGIDAGHKINILASLAYGGSVKFKDMQLYGIREISTVDIFSANQLNSTIKLIASSKLLSETSAQISVEPVLIPNSEILAKVDGVYNAIETTGSYTDKTLFYGKGAGMDPTASAVVADIVKIVTRNHIESDYFFNSTKVFEIVDSNTVKDSYYIRVSDDFDIESSPFELINQIENYYIILANDISKNEINEILKDAKEKLVLRIMK; via the coding sequence ATGAAAATAGGAATTATTGGATTAGGAACTGTGGGAGAAGGAGTTCTTAAAGTATTAACAAAAGAAAAAGAAAGCATTTTTGAAAAATCAAGAGCCGACATCAAAGTAAAGTATGCTTGTGATTTGAATATCAACCGTGAATTTTCTTTCGATTTTGATAAATCAATCCTCATAAACGATTATAAAAAAATATTAAATGACCCTGAAATTAAGATTGTTGTAGAACTAATCGGTGGAGAAACTATTGCAAAACAAATAATTATTGAAGCTTTTGAAGCTAAAAAAAGTGTTGTTACAGCAAACAAGGCTTTAATTGCAAAATACGGAGTAGAATTATTCCAACGTGCAAAAAAAAATGGAGTTTCATTTCTATTTGAAGCTGCTGTTGGAGGAGGAATCCCTATTGTTACACCTTTAATGGAAAGTTTAGTTGCCAATACAGTTACTGAAATTCGTGGAATTATGAACGGAACTTCAAACTATATTTTGACAAAAATGAAAGAGGATAACTTGTCGTTTGACGAAGCATTAAAGATTGCCTCTGAAAAAGGATATGCGGAAGCTGATCCTACATTTGATGTGGACGGAATTGATGCTGGACACAAAATCAACATTCTAGCTTCACTTGCCTATGGAGGTTCTGTAAAATTCAAAGATATGCAATTATATGGAATAAGAGAAATTAGTACAGTCGATATTTTCTCAGCAAATCAGCTAAATTCCACAATAAAATTAATTGCAAGCTCAAAACTGTTGTCAGAAACGTCAGCTCAAATTTCAGTTGAACCAGTATTAATTCCAAACAGCGAAATTCTAGCAAAAGTGGATGGTGTTTACAATGCAATCGAAACAACTGGTTCTTACACAGATAAGACTTTATTTTACGGAAAAGGTGCTGGAATGGATCCAACTGCATCAGCTGTAGTGGCAGACATCGTAAAAATTGTAACAAGAAACCACATCGAATCAGACTACTTCTTTAACTCTACAAAAGTATTTGAAATTGTGGATTCAAACACAGTAAAAGATTCTTACTACATAAGAGTTTCTGATGATTTTGATATAGAAAGCTCGCCATTTGAATTAATAAATCAAATTGAAAATTATTATATTATCTTGGCGAATGATATTTCAAAAAATGAAATTAATGAAATTTTGAAAGATGCAAAAGAGAAACTTGTGTTAAGAATTATGAAATAA
- a CDS encoding helix-turn-helix domain-containing protein produces the protein MSKYFRDSLNEQLKDEEFRKEYESLEAEFQIIREIISARKDKNITQKELSDLTGITQGDISKIENGNANPSLKTLKKLAAAFDKKLVISFE, from the coding sequence ATGAGTAAATATTTTAGAGATTCTTTGAATGAACAGCTAAAAGATGAAGAATTTAGAAAAGAATATGAGAGTCTTGAGGCTGAATTTCAGATTATAAGAGAAATTATTTCAGCAAGAAAAGATAAAAATATTACGCAGAAAGAATTGTCGGATTTAACGGGGATAACTCAGGGAGATATAAGCAAAATAGAAAATGGAAATGCCAATCCTTCATTAAAAACATTGAAAAAGTTGGCAGCTGCATTTGATAAAAAGTTAGTAATTTCATTTGAATAA
- a CDS encoding sugar O-acetyltransferase: MTELEKLKAGLEYNFYDENVAGVKGNALKKCQMLNSIDPMNNEKQLVAIKDLFGTVKNNASVQPFFNCDNGKNIHVGEDFLANYNVTILDIAEVRIGDYCMIGPNTLITTVGHPISPKGRRERKVQGTPVKIGNDVWIGGNCTILPGVTIGNNVIIAAGAVVTKDVPDNSVVGGVPAKVIKKIENDL; this comes from the coding sequence ATGACGGAATTAGAAAAATTAAAGGCAGGACTGGAATATAATTTTTATGATGAGAACGTTGCAGGTGTAAAAGGAAATGCACTGAAAAAATGTCAAATGCTCAATTCTATTGATCCAATGAATAACGAAAAACAGCTTGTTGCTATAAAAGACTTGTTTGGAACAGTAAAAAATAATGCTTCTGTACAGCCATTTTTTAACTGTGATAATGGGAAAAATATTCATGTAGGCGAAGATTTTTTAGCCAATTATAATGTTACAATTTTGGATATTGCAGAAGTTAGAATTGGAGATTATTGTATGATTGGACCTAATACATTAATAACAACAGTGGGACATCCAATTTCTCCAAAAGGGCGGCGAGAAAGAAAGGTACAAGGAACACCTGTAAAAATAGGAAATGATGTTTGGATTGGAGGTAATTGCACAATTTTGCCTGGCGTTACGATAGGAAATAATGTTATTATTGCGGCTGGGGCAGTTGTAACGAAAGATGTGCCTGATAATAGTGTTGTGGGGGGAGTTCCTGCGAAAGTAATAAAGAAAATTGAAAATGATTTGTAA
- a CDS encoding co-chaperone GroES, giving the protein MIIKPLGKRILIKQTQQEEVTKSGIVLPGTASKEKPIIGEVLAVGRKIEEVKVGDKVIFEKYSGTEVKDGEETYLILEKDNVLAIVE; this is encoded by the coding sequence ATGATAATTAAACCACTAGGAAAAAGAATTTTAATAAAACAAACTCAACAGGAAGAAGTTACAAAAAGCGGAATTGTACTTCCAGGTACAGCTTCTAAAGAAAAACCAATAATCGGAGAAGTTTTGGCAGTAGGAAGAAAAATAGAAGAAGTTAAAGTAGGAGATAAGGTTATCTTTGAAAAATATTCTGGAACAGAAGTTAAGGATGGGGAAGAAACTTATTTAATTTTGGAAAAAGATAATGTTTTAGCAATTGTTGAATAA
- a CDS encoding Gfo/Idh/MocA family oxidoreductase, translated as MMTIGIIGNGKSANRYHLPFLLQIKDKIKVKTIVTNNLENRTWERIDGINYTDKIEELYNDPEIDLIVICLRSDLHYQYAKEVLEHNKNCLVEKPFVETLEEAEELFRLAKEKGLVVQPYHNRRFDSDFLTTMKVIESGKLGEILEIESNYDYYRAEVPENVKECDGKLANTFLYGHGTHVLDQIISRYGKPNKVHYDVRQLLGTNRMNDYYDIDLFYEKENGKNLKVTVKGSYFRVKPRASFIVYGTKGCFIKETEDRQEEHLKLFYMPDNTDFGIDLPKHYGTLIYYDDNGNYHEEKVISEKGDYGRIYDDLYEVIKNRKEKTVKDKEILCQIKILEEGSKDLK; from the coding sequence ATGATGACAATAGGAATTATAGGAAATGGGAAAAGTGCGAACAGATATCATCTCCCATTTTTACTCCAAATAAAAGATAAAATAAAAGTAAAAACAATTGTAACTAATAACTTGGAAAATAGGACTTGGGAACGAATAGACGGAATTAATTATACTGATAAAATTGAGGAATTGTATAATGATCCTGAAATTGATTTGATTGTTATATGTTTGAGATCTGATTTACATTATCAATATGCTAAAGAAGTGTTGGAACACAATAAAAACTGCCTTGTGGAAAAACCTTTTGTTGAAACATTGGAAGAGGCAGAGGAGCTGTTCAGATTGGCAAAGGAAAAAGGACTTGTTGTGCAGCCTTATCATAATAGAAGATTTGACAGTGATTTTTTGACTACAATGAAAGTAATTGAAAGTGGAAAATTAGGAGAAATTTTAGAAATTGAGTCTAATTATGATTATTACAGGGCAGAAGTGCCTGAAAATGTGAAGGAATGTGATGGAAAATTGGCAAATACATTTTTATATGGGCATGGAACGCACGTCTTGGATCAGATAATTTCACGATATGGAAAGCCTAATAAAGTGCATTATGATGTAAGGCAGCTTCTTGGAACAAATCGGATGAATGACTATTACGATATAGATTTATTTTACGAAAAAGAAAATGGGAAAAATTTGAAAGTTACTGTAAAAGGGAGCTATTTTAGAGTAAAACCAAGAGCTTCATTTATCGTGTACGGAACAAAAGGGTGCTTTATAAAAGAAACAGAAGATAGACAGGAAGAACATTTGAAGTTATTTTATATGCCAGACAATACAGATTTTGGAATAGATTTGCCAAAACATTATGGGACGTTAATTTATTATGATGATAACGGGAATTATCACGAGGAAAAGGTTATTTCTGAAAAAGGTGATTATGGCAGAATTTATGATGATTTGTATGAAGTGATAAAAAATAGGAAAGAAAAAACTGTTAAGGACAAAGAAATACTTTGCCAGATAAAAATTTTAGAAGAGGGAAGTAAGGATTTGAAATAA